A genomic stretch from Desulfovibrio sp. TomC includes:
- a CDS encoding SGNH/GDSL hydrolase family protein produces MHHLACRLARACILAFLAVLLLAMAARAQEFPPDPVFDQIAANRDAYGRVVFLFGDSVVMLCMLEEIDFSTLKEKANDSKYMVSAMADLMRKTEAPAAKSADPLWPMHSLASAMNTLFAAAGRLDTPDGGTTIPAAQVVAAYAGSLGLPFPKDVAARAEQITRYINEGLVRDGDILIFEDAGFHGQDPDAYERYWMLLGQTVLSRANVTLVMSDMFDAIPDGMVMGFPAEAFRFEAPYPSAGGQRSHNGALRDAAAKLAAWPESKGKVVFLDLRQRMNAFKAALETDLGGKAIMPEGIHPSPWGVAFMAREYLRATGLAQELTNTQPYLDMLAANAARLSQPRHEVDPVRAKTFIDAWLAP; encoded by the coding sequence ATGCACCATTTAGCCTGCCGCCTGGCCCGGGCCTGCATTCTTGCGTTTCTGGCCGTCCTGCTCCTGGCCATGGCAGCCAGGGCCCAGGAATTCCCCCCGGACCCTGTTTTCGACCAGATCGCCGCCAACCGCGACGCCTACGGCCGGGTGGTGTTCCTGTTTGGCGACTCCGTGGTCATGCTGTGCATGCTGGAAGAAATCGACTTCTCCACGCTCAAGGAGAAGGCGAACGATTCGAAATACATGGTTTCGGCCATGGCCGATCTCATGCGCAAGACCGAAGCTCCGGCCGCAAAATCCGCCGATCCCCTATGGCCCATGCATTCCCTGGCCTCGGCCATGAATACGCTGTTTGCCGCCGCAGGCCGCCTGGACACCCCCGACGGCGGCACAACCATCCCCGCCGCCCAGGTGGTTGCCGCCTATGCCGGTTCCCTGGGCCTGCCCTTTCCCAAGGACGTGGCCGCCAGGGCCGAACAGATCACCAGATACATCAATGAGGGCCTGGTCCGCGACGGCGACATTCTGATCTTCGAGGACGCCGGTTTCCACGGCCAGGACCCAGACGCCTACGAGCGCTACTGGATGCTCCTTGGCCAGACCGTCCTGTCCCGGGCCAACGTCACCCTGGTCATGAGCGATATGTTCGACGCCATCCCCGATGGCATGGTCATGGGGTTTCCGGCCGAGGCCTTCCGTTTCGAGGCGCCCTATCCCTCGGCCGGCGGCCAGCGCAGCCACAATGGGGCCTTGCGCGACGCCGCCGCCAAGCTGGCGGCCTGGCCCGAGAGCAAGGGCAAGGTGGTGTTTCTCGATCTGCGCCAGCGCATGAATGCCTTCAAAGCCGCCCTGGAAACGGATCTTGGCGGGAAGGCCATCATGCCCGAAGGCATCCACCCCAGCCCCTGGGGCGTGGCCTTTATGGCCCGGGAATACCTGCGGGCCACCGGGCTGGCCCAGGAACTGACCAACACACAGCCCTACCTGGACATGCTGGCCGCCAACGCCGCCCGCCTGTCCCAACCCCGCCACGAGGTTGATCCCGTGCGCGCCAAGACCTTCATCGACGCCTGGCTTGCTCCCTGA
- a CDS encoding DUF169 domain-containing protein, which produces METMTYQEMQRMLMDELRLMHYPIAIKYFFDQSELDAFKAKAEYYLPAKALTFCQAELGARMEGLTVLMGREQLGCSNAKCVFGWKEIDAAEIKGHLKYVRDLEQAERFVRSKPRLSGELLAVAVSPLADAVFPPDVVHFYCDNMQAYHLVVDWMSARDIHPLRPNMTINSAACGGNVQCFNTGEANVFLACSGSYNAGKTERGEINVAIPGADIGKLAGRLAERKAATGGASLTRSGQPFPGADICKNCPLIVFKKGNAPADTEA; this is translated from the coding sequence ATGGAAACGATGACGTACCAGGAGATGCAGCGCATGTTGATGGACGAGCTGCGTCTTATGCACTATCCTATTGCCATCAAATACTTTTTTGATCAGTCCGAACTGGATGCCTTCAAGGCCAAGGCGGAATATTACCTGCCGGCCAAGGCCCTGACCTTTTGCCAGGCTGAACTCGGCGCGCGCATGGAAGGCCTGACCGTGCTCATGGGCCGGGAGCAGCTGGGCTGTTCCAATGCCAAGTGCGTGTTCGGTTGGAAGGAAATCGACGCCGCCGAGATCAAGGGGCATCTCAAATACGTGCGCGACCTGGAGCAGGCCGAGCGGTTTGTGCGCAGCAAGCCGCGCCTTTCCGGCGAGCTGTTGGCCGTGGCCGTCTCGCCGCTGGCCGATGCCGTTTTCCCGCCTGACGTGGTCCATTTCTACTGCGACAACATGCAGGCCTACCATCTGGTCGTGGATTGGATGTCGGCCCGGGACATCCACCCCCTGCGTCCCAACATGACCATCAATTCGGCGGCCTGCGGCGGCAATGTCCAGTGTTTCAACACCGGCGAAGCCAACGTGTTTCTGGCCTGCAGCGGCAGTTACAACGCGGGCAAGACCGAGCGCGGCGAAATAAACGTGGCCATTCCCGGGGCCGACATCGGCAAGCTGGCCGGGCGTCTGGCCGAGCGCAAGGCGGCCACCGGCGGCGCGTCGCTGACCCGTTCGGGCCAGCCCTTCCCCGGGGCCGACATCTGCAAGAACTGTCCGCTGATCGTTTTTAAAAAGGGCAATGCCCCGGCCGATACCGAGGCCTGA
- a CDS encoding PAS domain S-box protein: MPQTSPPNEADSAGPARLPDALLEAAGDIVVVLDTAARVTTISEKGLAFLGRSRQTVLGHDFFELALAPADRPQAREGFQEILAGQDGPHRTLADHDLVTAAAGPRRVRWDITPLPGPDGTVIAVLGCGRDISRTQPDAAGLDWVCSEFTALLDHSPVVPLTLAGAPPYGVLTIGSSAQTVTGHPPEAFLKDPGLLGRNMPAEDWARLDRGLERLAVGGRFDARFQLRGGDARTRWLSASFHRMGDPDNGSHLAGILHDVSAIEAARGHLRETEADYRAIFNAASDAIFIQDAATGAILDANARATALYGYTRDELHQLPAARLSPDYPPYTMSDVLGRLKLAVHGQPQLFEWLARDKGGRLFWVEINLRAMDSGRSGRVIAVVRDISERKMAERALRESEKKFRQLAEAIGEVFWLGSPDWKRIFYISPAYERLWGRTTKSLYESPMSWLDVVHPEDRDAVLAFISGLAGKPLTPGVFPEYRLLRPDGEIRWIQARIFPVVDENGIVYRVAGIAEDITDQVRTRTERERLNERLEDMVRERTRTLNRMNQELIREVAERREAEAAMAVAKEAAEAASQAKSEFLATMSHEIRTPMNGILGMAQVLGNTPLDEFQQGYLGDIEQSASALLSLINDILDFSKIEADRLELAREPFVLRDLSALIETSLGVLAREKGLGLSVDVAPDVPEVVIGDADRLRQVLVNLVGNAIKFTARGGVVLGLRPGNPVPADVAAAGTAVELVFSVSDTGIGIQPKDAQRIFEAFTQVDGSYTRRFGGTGLGLTISRRLIGLMGGTITLDSEPGLGSVFTFTAVFGQDRPQAEASPPPAVD, encoded by the coding sequence ATGCCCCAAACAAGCCCGCCAAACGAGGCCGACTCCGCCGGACCAGCCCGCCTGCCCGACGCCCTGCTGGAAGCAGCCGGGGACATCGTGGTGGTTCTGGACACTGCCGCCCGGGTCACGACCATAAGCGAGAAGGGACTGGCCTTTCTGGGTCGGTCGCGGCAGACGGTACTGGGCCACGACTTTTTCGAGCTAGCCCTGGCCCCGGCCGACCGCCCCCAGGCCCGGGAGGGCTTTCAGGAAATCTTGGCCGGCCAGGACGGTCCCCACCGCACCCTGGCCGATCACGACCTCGTCACCGCTGCGGCCGGACCGCGCCGCGTGCGCTGGGACATCACCCCCCTGCCCGGACCGGACGGAACCGTCATCGCCGTCCTCGGCTGTGGCCGGGACATCTCCCGGACGCAGCCCGACGCCGCCGGCCTGGACTGGGTCTGCTCGGAATTCACCGCCCTGCTCGACCACTCGCCGGTTGTGCCCCTGACCCTGGCCGGCGCGCCGCCCTATGGCGTCCTGACCATCGGTTCCAGCGCCCAGACAGTCACCGGCCATCCGCCCGAAGCCTTCCTAAAGGACCCGGGCCTGCTTGGGCGCAACATGCCCGCCGAGGACTGGGCCAGGCTGGACCGGGGCTTGGAACGCCTGGCGGTCGGCGGGCGGTTCGACGCCCGTTTCCAGTTGCGCGGCGGCGATGCCCGCACCCGCTGGCTGTCTGCCTCGTTTCACCGTATGGGCGACCCTGACAACGGTTCCCACCTGGCCGGCATCCTCCACGACGTCTCCGCCATCGAGGCCGCCCGGGGACACCTGCGCGAGACCGAAGCCGACTACCGGGCCATCTTCAACGCCGCCAGCGACGCCATCTTCATCCAGGACGCCGCAACCGGGGCCATCCTGGACGCCAATGCCCGGGCCACCGCCCTCTATGGGTATACCCGGGACGAATTGCATCAGCTCCCTGCGGCCCGGCTCAGCCCCGACTATCCGCCCTACACCATGTCCGATGTCCTGGGCAGGCTCAAACTGGCCGTCCACGGCCAACCCCAGCTTTTCGAATGGCTGGCCCGGGACAAGGGCGGCCGGCTGTTCTGGGTGGAGATCAACCTGCGGGCCATGGACTCCGGCCGCTCAGGCCGGGTTATTGCCGTGGTGCGCGACATTTCCGAACGCAAGATGGCCGAGCGGGCCCTGCGCGAAAGCGAAAAAAAATTCCGCCAGCTGGCCGAGGCCATCGGCGAAGTGTTCTGGCTTGGTTCCCCGGATTGGAAGCGCATCTTCTATATCAGCCCGGCCTATGAACGGCTGTGGGGTCGCACCACCAAAAGCCTGTACGAATCCCCCATGTCCTGGCTCGACGTCGTCCATCCCGAGGACCGCGACGCGGTGCTGGCCTTCATCTCCGGTCTGGCCGGCAAACCGCTCACCCCCGGCGTCTTCCCGGAATATCGCCTGCTGCGGCCTGACGGCGAAATCCGCTGGATCCAGGCCCGCATCTTCCCGGTGGTTGACGAAAACGGCATCGTCTACCGGGTGGCCGGCATCGCCGAGGACATCACCGACCAGGTCCGGACCCGCACAGAGCGGGAGCGGCTCAACGAGCGCCTGGAAGACATGGTGCGCGAACGCACCAGGACGCTCAACCGCATGAACCAGGAGCTTATCCGCGAAGTGGCCGAACGCCGGGAGGCCGAAGCAGCCATGGCCGTGGCCAAGGAGGCGGCCGAGGCGGCCAGCCAGGCCAAATCGGAATTTCTGGCCACCATGAGCCACGAAATCCGCACCCCCATGAACGGCATCCTGGGCATGGCCCAGGTCCTTGGCAACACCCCGCTAGACGAGTTCCAGCAGGGGTACCTGGGCGACATCGAACAGTCGGCCTCCGCCCTTCTCAGCCTGATCAACGACATTCTGGATTTCTCCAAAATCGAGGCCGACCGCCTGGAACTGGCCCGGGAACCCTTTGTCCTGCGCGACCTGTCTGCCCTCATTGAAACGAGCCTTGGCGTCCTGGCCCGGGAAAAAGGCCTGGGGCTGTCCGTGGACGTGGCCCCTGACGTTCCCGAGGTCGTCATCGGCGACGCCGACCGGCTGCGCCAGGTGCTGGTCAACCTCGTCGGCAACGCCATCAAGTTTACCGCCCGGGGCGGCGTGGTCCTCGGCCTGCGGCCCGGCAACCCCGTCCCGGCGGATGTCGCCGCCGCCGGGACGGCCGTGGAACTGGTCTTTAGCGTCAGCGACACCGGCATCGGCATCCAACCCAAGGACGCCCAGCGCATTTTTGAGGCCTTCACCCAGGTGGACGGCTCCTACACCCGTCGTTTCGGCGGCACCGGCCTTGGCCTGACCATCAGTCGCCGGTTGATCGGCCTTATGGGGGGGACCATTACCCTGGACAGCGAACCCGGCCTTGGATCGGTTTTCACCTTCACCGCCGTTTTCGGCCAGGACCGGCCCCAAGCCGAGGCTTCTCCCCCACCCGCCGTCGACTGA